From a single Streptomyces misionensis genomic region:
- a CDS encoding DUF6104 family protein: MYFTDRGIEELEKRRGEEEITFEWLAEQLRTFVDLNPDFEVPVERLATWLARLDDEDDE, translated from the coding sequence ATGTACTTCACCGACCGCGGTATCGAGGAGCTGGAGAAGCGGCGCGGCGAGGAGGAGATCACCTTCGAGTGGCTCGCCGAGCAGCTGCGCACCTTCGTGGATCTCAACCCCGACTTCGAGGTGCCCGTGGAGCGCCTGGCCACCTGGCTCGCCCGGCTCGACGACGAGGACGACGAGTAG